In Hymenobacter volaticus, a single window of DNA contains:
- a CDS encoding efflux RND transporter permease subunit — MSLSSVSIQRPVLAGVLSVLIILFGLVGFSYLGVREYPVTDSPIVTVTTSYPGASPDVMAYQITKPLEESIGEANGIRTISSVSREAGSVITVEFNLDADLEAAANDVRDKVAKAIRLLPADVDPPVVEKASGGDGVIFMVVESKTKSILEVSNLASTVIKERMQNIAGVKHVGIAGEKKYAMRLRIDPAKLAAYQLTPADVEQALRKENVDLPGGRIEGDRNELTVRTLGRLVKDEDFNNMIVKQDGNSIVRFRDIGTAELGAENERTAVFNGLRRNAACVGVFVEPQRGANEIAIADEFNRRLEELRKEVPAEYEMTIGKDFTESIRASISEVEETLLIAFGLVVVILFVFLRDWRSTIIPVVAIPVSIVSAFFIMYLAGYSINVLTLLGLVLAIGLVVDDAIVVLENIYAKVEEGMSPLEAALKGSAEIYFAVISTTITLAAVFLPILFLPGITGKLFQEFAVVVAGSVTVSAFVALTLSPMMSAYLLKHQDQPNWLYRKTEPLFVGLNGGYERSLAWFLKRRWIALPVLVASLALIYGVGRLLPSELAPLEDRSQVTMVMVAPEGSSYEYTEKYINELSQFVVDSTQDLGLFQTYSLLALTFGPPAPVNVAIQQTFLKKAEDRTTSQAEVAAVLGRNAQNFRGVLVFPSQPPTIGGRFGGGQPVNFVLQGSSLGAVTAVLPKFLEEARKSPVLRFVDSDLKVNKPELVLTINRDKAAELGISVVEIARSLQLALSGQRYGYFIFNDRQYDVIGQLQRRDRDTPDALRAVYARTRSGEMVSLDNLVTFKESISPAAIYRYDQALSATVSAGLAPGATVGDGVAEMQRIAKQVLPATIKTSLAGESRDFAESASSLIFAFGFALVLIYLILAAQFESLIDPLIILLTVPLALTGALLSLWLLDQTLNVFSQIGIITLIGLITKNGILIVEFANQAKEQGMTPLEAAQAAAASRFRPILMTSLAMIFGTIPIALAVNSRSSLGTVIVGGLLFAGFLTLYIIPAVYSFLSRKHRPALVGEAQAAEVVTA, encoded by the coding sequence ATGAGTTTATCGAGCGTTAGCATCCAGCGGCCCGTGTTGGCCGGGGTGCTGTCCGTCCTTATTATTTTGTTTGGGCTGGTGGGTTTTTCCTACTTGGGGGTGCGCGAGTACCCAGTCACCGATTCGCCCATTGTCACGGTCACGACGTCCTACCCCGGCGCGAGCCCCGACGTAATGGCCTACCAGATTACCAAGCCGCTGGAAGAGTCTATCGGCGAGGCCAACGGCATCCGCACCATTTCTTCGGTGTCGCGGGAGGCGGGCAGCGTGATTACCGTGGAATTCAACCTCGACGCCGACTTGGAAGCGGCCGCCAACGACGTGCGCGACAAAGTAGCCAAGGCCATCCGCTTGCTGCCCGCCGACGTGGACCCGCCGGTGGTGGAAAAAGCCTCGGGCGGCGACGGCGTCATCTTCATGGTGGTCGAGAGCAAGACCAAGAGCATCCTCGAAGTCAGCAACCTGGCTTCCACCGTCATCAAGGAGCGCATGCAGAACATTGCCGGCGTAAAGCACGTGGGCATCGCGGGCGAGAAAAAGTACGCCATGCGCCTGCGCATCGACCCCGCCAAGCTAGCCGCCTACCAGCTCACGCCCGCCGACGTGGAGCAGGCCCTGCGCAAGGAAAACGTGGATTTGCCCGGCGGCCGCATCGAAGGTGACCGCAACGAGCTGACCGTGCGCACGCTAGGCCGCCTGGTAAAGGACGAGGACTTCAACAACATGATTGTCAAGCAGGACGGCAACAGCATCGTGCGTTTCCGCGACATCGGCACGGCCGAGCTGGGCGCCGAAAACGAGCGCACCGCCGTGTTCAACGGCCTGCGGCGTAACGCAGCCTGCGTGGGCGTGTTCGTGGAGCCGCAGCGCGGAGCCAACGAAATTGCCATTGCCGACGAGTTCAACCGGCGCCTCGAAGAGTTGCGCAAGGAAGTGCCGGCCGAGTATGAAATGACCATCGGCAAGGACTTTACCGAGTCGATTCGGGCTTCCATTTCCGAGGTCGAGGAAACGCTGCTCATCGCCTTCGGGCTGGTGGTAGTCATCCTGTTCGTGTTTTTGCGTGATTGGCGCTCCACCATCATCCCCGTGGTGGCCATCCCGGTCAGCATCGTGTCGGCCTTTTTCATCATGTACCTAGCTGGTTACTCCATCAACGTATTGACCCTCTTAGGTTTGGTGCTGGCCATTGGTCTGGTGGTGGACGACGCCATTGTGGTGCTGGAAAACATCTACGCCAAAGTGGAAGAAGGCATGTCCCCGCTGGAGGCCGCGCTGAAAGGCTCAGCGGAAATCTACTTCGCCGTGATTTCCACCACTATCACGCTAGCGGCGGTGTTTTTGCCCATCCTGTTTTTGCCGGGCATCACCGGCAAACTGTTCCAGGAATTTGCGGTGGTCGTGGCTGGCTCGGTCACAGTGTCGGCTTTCGTGGCCCTGACGTTGTCGCCGATGATGAGCGCCTATTTGCTTAAGCACCAAGACCAACCCAACTGGCTGTACCGCAAGACTGAGCCCCTATTCGTGGGCCTCAACGGCGGCTACGAACGCTCGCTGGCGTGGTTTCTGAAGCGGCGCTGGATAGCGCTGCCGGTGCTGGTTGCCAGCCTGGCGCTGATTTACGGCGTGGGCCGGCTGCTGCCCTCGGAGCTGGCTCCGCTGGAAGACCGCTCGCAGGTGACCATGGTGATGGTGGCGCCAGAAGGTTCCTCCTACGAGTACACCGAAAAGTACATCAACGAGCTGTCGCAGTTTGTGGTCGATTCCACCCAGGACTTGGGCTTGTTTCAGACCTATTCCCTGCTGGCGCTCACCTTTGGGCCGCCCGCGCCGGTGAACGTGGCCATTCAGCAAACCTTCCTCAAAAAGGCTGAGGACCGCACCACCAGCCAGGCCGAGGTGGCTGCCGTGCTGGGCCGCAACGCTCAGAATTTTCGGGGCGTGCTGGTGTTCCCTTCGCAGCCGCCCACCATTGGTGGCCGGTTTGGCGGCGGGCAGCCGGTCAATTTCGTGCTGCAAGGCTCAAGCCTAGGAGCAGTGACGGCCGTGCTTCCCAAATTCCTGGAAGAAGCCCGCAAAAGCCCGGTGCTGCGCTTCGTGGACTCGGATCTGAAAGTGAACAAGCCCGAGCTGGTGCTCACCATCAACCGCGACAAAGCGGCGGAGCTTGGCATCTCGGTGGTGGAAATTGCCCGCAGCCTACAGCTGGCCTTGAGCGGGCAGCGCTACGGCTACTTCATTTTCAACGACCGGCAATACGACGTCATCGGGCAGTTGCAGCGGCGCGACCGAGACACGCCCGACGCCCTGCGCGCCGTATACGCCCGCACCCGCAGCGGCGAAATGGTGTCGCTCGACAACCTCGTAACCTTCAAGGAAAGCATCAGTCCGGCCGCCATCTACCGCTACGACCAGGCCTTGTCGGCCACCGTGTCGGCGGGCCTGGCCCCCGGCGCGACCGTGGGCGACGGCGTGGCCGAGATGCAGCGCATTGCGAAGCAGGTGTTGCCGGCCACCATCAAAACCTCGCTGGCGGGCGAATCGCGCGACTTTGCCGAAAGTGCCTCCAGCTTGATTTTCGCCTTCGGCTTCGCCTTGGTGCTGATTTACTTGATTTTGGCGGCGCAGTTTGAGAGCCTCATCGACCCGCTCATCATTCTGCTCACCGTGCCGCTAGCCCTCACCGGCGCCCTGCTCAGTCTTTGGTTGCTGGACCAAACCCTAAACGTGTTTAGTCAAATCGGCATCATCACGCTCATCGGCTTGATTACCAAGAATGGCATCCTCATCGTCGAGTTTGCCAACCAGGCCAAGGAGCAAGGTATGACGCCGCTAGAGGCCGCGCAGGCCGCCGCCGCCTCGCGTTTCCGCCCGATTTTGATGACCTCGCTGGCCATGATTTTCGGCACCATCCCGATTGCCTTGGCAGTGAATAGCCGTAGTTCGCTAGGCACGGTCATCGTGGGCGGGTTGCTGTTCGCCGGCTTCCTGACGCTCTACATTATTCCGGCGGTGTATTCCTTCCTCTCGCGCAAGCATCGGCCCGCGCTGGTCGGGGAAGCCCAGGCAGCGGAAGTTGTCACTGCCTAA
- a CDS encoding ArsR/SmtB family transcription factor gives MDTKSLVKIAKALSDPNRLRILQEISQAPQVACADLFDVAPVSQPSMSHHVKALVDAGLVESHKEGRCVHLSVNAEKLEELECFLQLLKTK, from the coding sequence ATGGATACCAAGTCGCTCGTTAAAATCGCCAAAGCCCTCAGTGACCCTAACCGCTTGCGCATCTTGCAGGAGATTTCGCAGGCTCCGCAAGTGGCTTGTGCTGACCTGTTTGACGTAGCGCCTGTCAGCCAGCCCTCGATGTCGCACCACGTGAAGGCGTTGGTGGATGCGGGCTTAGTGGAGTCGCACAAGGAGGGCCGCTGCGTACATTTATCAGTGAATGCTGAGAAGCTCGAAGAGCTGGAGTGCTTCCTTCAGTTGCTTAAAACAAAATAG
- a CDS encoding RagB/SusD family nutrient uptake outer membrane protein: MLKIYAKSCALLVAGGLAVTLFSCEKLDVPVESQFVASNFPKTLNDYNASVGAIYSNLSSNFAVPYWRMQTLSTDEAILPARDGNFDDGGQYRQLHYHTWTPDHPNVLSIWQWAYGGITTCNRLLNVTASFNFAEPEKEARLAEIRAMRALYYFFLLDLYGNVPLVTDYPTAPLPATQPRLKIYEFVESELRSLTPKLPAKSAVAATNTQQYGRPTKGMVYALLAKLYLNAEVYGAPARYPDVVRMADSVQANTNYALDARYRDIFLPNNGPQIRETILAIPYDQQIPGNQFTRFGFFYYLTQAYGFNVGLSIAMSTTPEFYARFNLPGDSRTATWLSGPQYVPDGNGGFTSTPVYYPGTTNQVVINPVLTLVPPKPMDLGNTLATQSQGVRSIKYYPDPAIIQATRLNGNDVPVLRLADVLLMKAEAILRGASATAVNGELQTPLVLVNKIRARAGAQQATSIALNGILDERARELSWEAWRRNDLIRFGQFETEYPLPNDVLKMDKSDFRRLYPVPTVELQLNTNLQQNPGY; this comes from the coding sequence GTGTTGAAAATCTACGCCAAAAGTTGCGCCCTGCTCGTAGCAGGCGGGCTGGCCGTTACATTGTTCAGCTGCGAAAAACTGGACGTGCCGGTTGAGTCGCAGTTTGTGGCTTCCAACTTCCCCAAAACCCTCAACGACTACAACGCCTCGGTGGGGGCTATCTACTCCAACTTGTCGTCGAACTTCGCCGTGCCGTACTGGCGCATGCAGACGCTGTCCACCGACGAGGCCATCCTGCCCGCCCGCGACGGCAACTTTGATGACGGCGGCCAGTACCGCCAGCTGCACTACCACACCTGGACGCCCGACCACCCCAATGTGCTTTCCATCTGGCAGTGGGCGTACGGGGGCATTACCACCTGCAACCGGCTGCTCAACGTCACGGCCTCGTTCAACTTTGCGGAACCAGAAAAAGAAGCGCGCCTAGCTGAAATCCGGGCCATGCGGGCGCTCTACTACTTTTTCCTGCTGGATTTGTACGGCAACGTGCCCTTGGTTACGGATTACCCCACGGCACCCTTGCCTGCCACCCAGCCCCGCCTCAAGATCTACGAGTTCGTGGAAAGCGAGCTGCGGAGCCTGACGCCTAAGCTGCCCGCCAAATCGGCCGTGGCCGCCACCAACACTCAGCAATACGGCCGGCCGACCAAAGGCATGGTGTACGCGCTGCTAGCCAAGCTCTACCTCAACGCGGAAGTGTACGGCGCCCCCGCCCGCTACCCCGACGTGGTACGCATGGCCGACAGCGTGCAAGCCAACACCAACTACGCCCTCGATGCCCGCTACCGGGATATTTTCCTGCCCAACAACGGGCCCCAGATTCGGGAAACCATCCTTGCTATTCCCTACGACCAGCAAATTCCCGGCAACCAGTTCACGCGCTTTGGCTTCTTCTATTACCTCACGCAGGCCTACGGCTTCAACGTGGGGTTGAGCATTGCCATGAGCACCACGCCTGAGTTCTACGCGCGGTTCAACTTGCCCGGCGACTCCCGCACGGCCACTTGGCTGTCGGGTCCGCAGTATGTGCCCGACGGCAACGGCGGCTTCACCTCCACGCCAGTGTATTACCCCGGCACCACCAACCAGGTGGTTATCAACCCAGTGCTGACGCTGGTGCCACCCAAACCCATGGACTTGGGCAACACGCTGGCCACCCAGTCGCAGGGTGTGCGTTCCATCAAGTACTACCCCGACCCGGCCATCATTCAGGCTACCCGCCTCAACGGCAACGACGTGCCCGTGCTGCGCTTGGCCGACGTGCTGCTCATGAAAGCCGAAGCCATCCTGCGCGGGGCTTCAGCCACTGCCGTCAACGGCGAGCTACAAACCCCGCTGGTGCTCGTCAACAAAATCCGGGCCCGGGCCGGGGCCCAGCAAGCCACCAGCATTGCCCTCAACGGAATACTTGACGAGCGGGCCCGCGAGCTAAGTTGGGAAGCATGGCGCCGCAACGACTTGATTCGCTTCGGCCAGTTCGAAACCGAGTATCCGCTGCCCAACGACGTGCTCAAAATGGATAAGAGCGACTTCCGGCGTCTTTATCCCGTGCCCACCGTGGAACTGCAACTCAACACCAACCTTCAGCAAAATCCGGGGTACTAA
- a CDS encoding CehA/McbA family metallohydrolase: MGPVAAQAPPSEVIRQGHVPADSLFKLLYVPIEVPAGTAEIRVQEDYNRQGGNVLNMGIYDPAGYRPGTTAGFRGWSGGAKTSFFINAQTASTGYVPGPIHSGTWHVLLYPSTIAPSGLDWKLTVTLVPGPTGAAFVAAPAAATVNNRAGWYHGDLHMHTLHSDGRRTPAELVDEADAQGLDFIVSTEHNTNSANLSWGRYARPDLLIINGEEVTTTAFGHWNALGLDATTLIDWRYAPQDSMIATHTAQVRALGGLAIINHPFFPDTINRFQFGVRHFDGIEVWNGRWDARNEQALRWWDALLRQGRPLLAVGASDTHTAASSPNQLGRPRTVVQTSSLSRTGIMQGLRARRAYVVADRQLTLTLTARATGPAANIGDTLVVAGGQRIKVAFQLRGASAGTIQLLGATGVLATSPVAPGGSTTVRWQLPVGLPRYLRVEVRNPKAICSS; encoded by the coding sequence GTGGGTCCGGTCGCAGCCCAAGCACCGCCGTCTGAGGTAATCCGACAGGGGCACGTGCCCGCCGACAGCCTGTTTAAGCTGTTATATGTGCCGATTGAAGTGCCAGCGGGCACGGCCGAAATCCGGGTGCAGGAAGACTACAACCGCCAAGGCGGCAACGTGCTCAACATGGGCATCTACGACCCGGCCGGTTACCGGCCCGGCACCACGGCGGGCTTTCGGGGCTGGTCGGGCGGGGCGAAAACCTCGTTCTTTATCAATGCCCAAACGGCTTCCACCGGCTACGTACCCGGACCTATACACTCTGGTACCTGGCACGTCCTGCTCTATCCTTCCACCATCGCCCCAAGCGGCCTCGACTGGAAATTGACCGTGACCTTGGTGCCTGGTCCAACAGGCGCGGCGTTCGTTGCCGCGCCCGCAGCAGCGACAGTTAACAACCGGGCGGGTTGGTACCACGGCGACTTGCATATGCATACGTTGCACTCCGATGGTCGGCGCACGCCCGCCGAGCTAGTGGACGAGGCTGACGCGCAAGGGCTGGATTTCATCGTCTCGACCGAGCACAACACCAACAGCGCCAACCTGAGCTGGGGCCGTTATGCCCGCCCCGACCTGCTAATTATCAATGGCGAGGAGGTAACCACCACCGCCTTCGGCCACTGGAACGCCCTCGGCCTGGATGCCACCACGCTGATAGACTGGCGCTATGCACCCCAAGACAGCATGATTGCCACCCATACGGCGCAGGTGCGTGCTCTAGGCGGCTTGGCCATCATCAACCATCCTTTCTTTCCCGATACCATCAACCGCTTCCAGTTTGGGGTGCGGCATTTCGATGGGATTGAAGTGTGGAATGGCCGCTGGGATGCGCGCAACGAGCAAGCGCTGCGCTGGTGGGACGCGCTGCTCCGCCAGGGTCGTCCCTTGCTGGCCGTGGGTGCCAGTGACACGCACACGGCCGCCTCTTCTCCCAACCAGCTCGGCCGGCCCCGCACCGTGGTGCAAACCAGCAGCTTGTCGCGCACCGGCATCATGCAGGGTCTGCGCGCCCGGCGCGCTTACGTGGTGGCCGACCGGCAACTCACCTTAACGTTGACGGCACGGGCCACTGGGCCGGCGGCCAATATCGGCGACACTCTGGTTGTGGCCGGTGGGCAACGCATCAAGGTAGCTTTCCAGCTGCGCGGTGCTTCGGCTGGCACCATTCAGCTGCTTGGCGCAACCGGCGTGCTGGCTACCAGCCCGGTAGCGCCCGGCGGCTCCACGACGGTACGCTGGCAGTTGCCGGTTGGGCTTCCCCGCTACCTGCGGGTGGAAGTGCGTAACCCCAAGGCGATATGCTCGTCCTAA
- a CDS encoding efflux RND transporter periplasmic adaptor subunit — translation MLVDEYVVRPTASSDELQATGTIQANQEVQLVSEVARKVTGIYAHEGTSVTQGTLLFKLDDADLQARRRKLKLQEKLALLDDGRMRGLLRTESVTQQEYDQVSTNLQVLQADLQAVDVDLAKTQIRAPFAGIIGLNRVDIGAYVTPSTVLTSLEDVSQVEVSFTVPERYAAEVRPGQSIQFTTENGTAAQSARIVATEPRTDVSTRSLLVKAISPNAKRQLVPGMSAKISFALRANTNALVVPTQALIPTAKGYALYAIKGGKADYRDVTTGPRSSNSVQILSGVQAGDTVITTNLLRLGPGVPVRSASAQ, via the coding sequence GTGCTCGTAGATGAATACGTGGTGCGTCCTACCGCTTCCTCCGACGAGTTGCAAGCCACCGGCACCATCCAGGCCAACCAAGAAGTGCAGCTTGTAAGCGAAGTAGCCCGCAAAGTAACGGGCATCTACGCCCACGAAGGCACTTCGGTAACCCAGGGCACGCTGCTTTTCAAGCTCGACGATGCCGATTTGCAAGCGCGCCGCCGCAAACTCAAGCTCCAGGAAAAACTGGCCTTGCTCGATGACGGGCGCATGCGCGGCCTGCTCCGCACCGAGTCGGTAACCCAACAAGAGTACGACCAGGTATCCACCAACTTGCAAGTATTGCAGGCCGACCTGCAAGCCGTGGACGTGGACCTGGCCAAAACGCAAATCCGCGCGCCGTTTGCGGGTATAATAGGCTTAAATAGAGTGGACATTGGCGCTTACGTAACGCCGAGCACGGTTCTTACTTCGCTGGAAGACGTGAGTCAAGTGGAAGTCTCGTTCACGGTGCCGGAGCGCTACGCCGCCGAAGTGCGGCCCGGCCAGAGTATCCAGTTCACCACCGAAAACGGAACTGCCGCGCAATCGGCCCGCATCGTCGCTACCGAACCGCGCACCGACGTGAGCACCCGTAGTTTGCTGGTGAAAGCTATTAGCCCCAACGCCAAGCGCCAACTAGTGCCGGGTATGTCGGCCAAAATCAGCTTCGCGCTGCGCGCCAACACCAACGCCCTGGTCGTGCCCACGCAAGCGCTGATTCCCACCGCCAAGGGCTACGCCCTTTACGCCATCAAAGGCGGCAAGGCCGACTACCGCGACGTCACCACTGGTCCTCGTAGCAGCAACTCGGTGCAGATCTTGAGCGGAGTGCAGGCTGGCGATACGGTTATCACGACCAACCTGCTCCGGCTAGGGCCGGGGGTACCAGTGCGCTCGGCCTCGGCTCAATAG
- a CDS encoding glycoside hydrolase family 28 protein — MKVLLALLPLGLTAFSLAFRAETPPQKTAAPKDYVITQFGAGTDSTKLNTEAIQRTIDKANAEGGGTVVIPKGVFLSGALFFKPNTQLRLQEGAKLKGSDNIADYPLVPSRMEGQKLDYYAALVNAYQVNNFQVTGPGTIDGNGLRFWKSFWAHRDSMQKIGKSSTNLEVHRPRLLFIWGCNNVTIQKVKLHNSGFWTTHLYQCNNVLIDGCDIRSPFRPVKAPSTDAVDIDVCKKVTVRNCYISVNDDGIVMKGGKGPNAQKLPENGPIEDVLIENCTFGEVHAAVTCGSECIHANRITVRNCKVENDRPLLLFKMRPDTYQLYENITVDNVTGRCGTIVTLSPWTQFFNMAGSTEKPFGTIRNITVSNLKVKVKQFAVLNGNPTDNVSNITFKNVQATAETADFPNKYPDVKFDKVTLNGAPLKASKEVREGSVVKPLKPD; from the coding sequence ATGAAAGTTCTTCTTGCGCTGCTACCACTCGGGCTAACTGCTTTCTCGCTTGCTTTCCGTGCGGAAACTCCGCCGCAGAAAACCGCCGCGCCCAAAGACTACGTCATCACCCAATTCGGGGCGGGCACCGATAGCACCAAGCTGAACACCGAGGCCATTCAGCGCACCATCGACAAGGCTAATGCCGAGGGCGGCGGCACCGTGGTGATTCCGAAAGGCGTGTTTCTGAGTGGGGCATTGTTTTTCAAGCCCAACACGCAGCTGCGATTGCAGGAAGGCGCCAAGCTCAAAGGTTCGGATAATATTGCGGACTACCCTTTGGTTCCCTCGCGGATGGAAGGCCAAAAGCTGGATTATTACGCGGCGCTCGTCAATGCCTACCAGGTCAACAACTTTCAAGTGACGGGACCCGGCACCATCGACGGGAATGGGCTGCGGTTCTGGAAAAGCTTCTGGGCGCACCGGGATTCCATGCAGAAAATCGGCAAATCGTCCACCAACCTGGAGGTGCACCGGCCGCGGCTGCTCTTTATCTGGGGCTGCAACAACGTGACTATTCAGAAGGTGAAGCTGCACAACTCGGGTTTCTGGACCACGCACTTGTACCAGTGCAACAATGTGCTTATCGACGGGTGTGACATCCGGTCGCCTTTCCGGCCGGTAAAGGCCCCTAGCACCGACGCCGTGGACATCGACGTGTGCAAGAAAGTAACTGTTCGCAACTGCTACATTTCCGTCAACGACGATGGCATCGTTATGAAGGGGGGCAAAGGCCCCAATGCCCAAAAACTGCCGGAAAACGGACCCATCGAAGATGTGCTGATTGAGAACTGCACCTTTGGCGAAGTACACGCGGCCGTAACCTGCGGCAGCGAATGCATCCACGCCAACCGCATTACGGTGCGCAATTGCAAGGTGGAAAACGACCGGCCGCTGCTGCTCTTCAAAATGCGCCCCGATACGTACCAGCTCTACGAGAACATCACCGTTGACAACGTGACGGGCCGTTGCGGCACCATTGTCACGCTCTCGCCCTGGACGCAGTTCTTCAACATGGCGGGCAGCACAGAAAAGCCATTTGGCACCATTCGCAACATCACCGTCTCCAACCTCAAGGTAAAGGTCAAGCAGTTTGCCGTACTCAATGGCAACCCAACCGATAATGTATCCAACATTACCTTTAAAAACGTGCAAGCCACTGCGGAAACGGCTGATTTTCCGAACAAATATCCGGACGTGAAATTCGACAAGGTCACCCTCAACGGGGCACCCTTAAAGGCTTCCAAAGAGGTGCGGGAAGGCTCGGTGGTGAAACCCCTGAAGCCCGACTAA
- a CDS encoding phosphatidylinositol-specific phospholipase C1-like protein: MKVILFSSVLAAGVLGAATPRAAEPQLNQIQVIGSHNSYKQAIDPKLFAVLQKNDSVSMSKIDYEHATLTEQLNKGLLALEIDIYADTQGGKYAHPKGLDLAPGQPPYDRAGLMKQPGFKVFHIQDLDFRSNAPTFKLALQELKKWSAAHPTHHPVFITMNAKSEAMKQPGFTVPEPFTAAVFAALDQEILANLGADKIITPDQVRGQYPTLESAVLHRNWPTLRAAQGKFVFVLDELGEKRATYIQGHPSLKGRVLFADAEPGTPEAAIHIMNNAKKDQAAIKSLVEKGYIIRTRADSDTREARANDKSSFAAAQQSGAQIISTDYYAPSTHFNSTYTISFADGTYFRPNPVNARQTTSAVVK; encoded by the coding sequence ATGAAAGTCATCCTTTTCTCGAGCGTATTAGCTGCCGGCGTGCTTGGCGCGGCCACCCCGCGGGCGGCGGAGCCGCAACTAAACCAAATCCAGGTGATTGGTTCGCACAACAGCTACAAGCAAGCCATTGACCCCAAGCTGTTTGCGGTGCTGCAGAAGAACGATTCGGTGAGCATGAGCAAAATCGATTACGAGCACGCAACCCTAACCGAACAGCTCAACAAAGGGCTGCTGGCGCTGGAAATCGACATATATGCCGATACCCAAGGCGGCAAGTATGCTCATCCTAAAGGCCTGGACCTGGCGCCCGGCCAACCGCCTTACGACCGGGCCGGCCTGATGAAGCAGCCGGGCTTCAAGGTGTTCCACATCCAGGACCTCGATTTCCGCAGTAATGCCCCCACGTTCAAGCTGGCCTTGCAAGAGTTGAAAAAATGGTCGGCGGCGCATCCTACGCACCATCCGGTTTTTATCACCATGAATGCCAAGAGCGAGGCTATGAAGCAGCCGGGTTTCACGGTGCCCGAGCCGTTTACGGCGGCCGTATTTGCGGCTCTGGACCAGGAAATTCTAGCTAATCTGGGGGCTGATAAGATAATCACCCCCGACCAGGTGCGGGGTCAGTATCCAACCCTGGAAAGTGCCGTGCTCCACCGCAACTGGCCTACGTTGCGCGCCGCGCAGGGCAAGTTTGTGTTTGTGCTCGATGAGTTAGGGGAGAAGCGCGCCACGTATATCCAAGGCCACCCGTCGCTGAAGGGTCGGGTGCTGTTTGCTGACGCCGAACCGGGTACGCCCGAGGCCGCCATTCACATCATGAACAACGCCAAGAAAGACCAGGCCGCTATCAAGAGCCTAGTAGAGAAGGGCTACATCATCCGCACCCGCGCCGATAGCGACACCCGCGAAGCCCGTGCTAACGACAAAAGCAGCTTTGCCGCGGCCCAGCAGTCAGGTGCCCAGATCATCAGCACCGACTATTATGCGCCGAGCACGCACTTCAACTCAACGTATACCATCAGCTTTGCCGATGGTACCTATTTCCGGCCGAACCCGGTCAACGCCCGTCAGACAACTTCAGCCGTTGTTAAATAG